Below is a genomic region from Drosophila albomicans strain 15112-1751.03 chromosome 2R, ASM965048v2, whole genome shotgun sequence.
tttaaataaatatattattgatatatatataatatattaatgatATTATAGTTTATATAGTAAGATTTCTCTCTCCTCAGCCTCTAGCTGTTGCAGCGACATTTGCAGCCTGCTGGGCAATTCCCAGTGTCTGGATTGTGGCATCCCGAGTATGCTGACCAATGCGTTCCTGTGAAGATCAAACAGCACGTAAGGaataattcttatttaatttgccaatTAAAAAGAACTTACGATTTTCTTGCCAATCTTCTTTAGCCAGCCAGCTTCGGATTGTCCCATGCTAATGGCCAGGATGAGAGCGACAAAGATGAAGACCTTGTAGAAGTTCATGTTGAGTTCTGTGCTTTTTATATTCCTTGGAATGTTGCAAGTTGAGACTTgagctgttgttattgcagctGGAATTGTGTGACTGATGATTTGTGAGACCCGACGAAGCGCTTTTTATACTAGCACAATTCGTTCAACGCGACAGCTCAACGATGCTGATAAGCCATCGGCCACTGAAACAAAGCGAGGCATTGGGGAATCCGGGGATTTTGTCTGACACAAAAAGTACAAATGAAAGAAAGGCAAAGCAACGATCgcaaaattcatttgaaacaAAAGTCTGCTAGTCTAAGTCTATATTATGCCAATTTACAGCACCGATCGGATCACCTAATTGAAAAAAGGGTGAAGTACACATAAATGATGGTCAGATTAATCAACGAAGGAATTGATGAACGGTTATTCCTCTAACGGAAATGCCATCGATCTTAGCATTAAATTTTTCtgtgttatatttattgattagttttataatttgaatatttgaatctGCATTAAAAATCTAGATGAATTAATTATTCTttagttgtatttattaataattatgttgctgttgataGAAGAGAGTTCGCAGACCACAGAAAAATACCCGATAATTCAAGGAAGTTCCCCTCACTctgtttaaattaaacaacaaagtaaatatatgaattcacatattttaatttaaaaatatttaagcgcAGAGGCAGCCGCTGCTGTGATAGTTTTATTGGCTTTCTAGTAGCAATGTTAACAGAGATCAAC
It encodes:
- the LOC117574528 gene encoding cecropin-1/3-like, encoding MNFYKVFIFVALILAISMGQSEAGWLKKIGKKIERIGQHTRDATIQTLGIAQQAANVAATARG